A stretch of Rhodoferax potami DNA encodes these proteins:
- a CDS encoding S1C family serine protease, whose amino-acid sequence MKRLWLLFSQTCTVLLASYFVVATLKPQWISAGTSSRGVISMFESPAPPAGEIPPGSLRMAAQVASSAVVSIATSKAAAQHPNADDPWFKFFYGDQSDEPQGGLGSGVIVSPQGYILTNNHVIEEADEIEVVLNDGRKSVAKVIGTDPDSDLAVLKVELDKLPTIVLGNADALRVGDQVLAIGNPFGVGQTVTSGIVSALGRNQLGINTFENFIQTDAAINPGNSGGALVDTNGNLLGINTAIYSRSGGSMGIGFAIPVTTAKQVLEDIVKDGKVTRGWIGVEPNDLSPELAETFDVKAQEGVIITGVLQNGPAAQAGIRPGDVIVSIGGTPVRDVTQLLALVSSLKPGIESAFVVQRKEAQVNLKLTPGVRPKPKAVKR is encoded by the coding sequence ATGAAAAGACTTTGGTTGCTGTTCTCTCAAACGTGCACCGTATTGCTGGCTTCGTATTTTGTAGTTGCGACGTTAAAACCCCAGTGGATCAGCGCCGGTACCAGCAGTCGTGGTGTCATCTCGATGTTTGAGTCACCCGCCCCACCAGCAGGGGAGATTCCTCCCGGCAGTTTGCGCATGGCAGCGCAGGTGGCGTCGTCCGCAGTAGTCAGCATCGCCACCAGCAAAGCGGCGGCGCAGCACCCCAATGCCGATGACCCGTGGTTCAAGTTTTTCTACGGCGACCAGAGCGATGAACCTCAGGGCGGCTTGGGCAGCGGCGTGATTGTCAGCCCGCAGGGCTACATCCTCACCAACAACCATGTGATCGAAGAGGCAGACGAGATCGAGGTCGTCCTCAACGACGGGCGCAAATCCGTCGCCAAAGTCATCGGCACGGATCCCGATAGCGACCTCGCAGTATTGAAAGTCGAATTGGACAAGCTGCCCACCATCGTGCTGGGCAATGCAGATGCCCTGCGTGTGGGCGACCAAGTTTTAGCCATCGGCAACCCGTTTGGCGTCGGGCAGACGGTGACCAGCGGAATTGTGAGCGCGCTGGGGCGTAACCAGTTGGGCATCAACACCTTTGAAAACTTTATCCAAACCGATGCAGCGATCAACCCCGGCAACTCGGGCGGCGCCTTGGTGGATACCAACGGCAACTTGCTGGGGATTAACACCGCCATCTACTCCCGCTCGGGTGGCAGCATGGGCATCGGTTTTGCCATTCCCGTGACGACCGCCAAGCAGGTGCTCGAAGACATTGTGAAAGACGGCAAAGTCACCCGGGGCTGGATCGGCGTGGAACCCAACGACCTCTCTCCCGAGCTGGCTGAAACCTTTGATGTGAAGGCCCAAGAGGGTGTCATCATCACTGGCGTGCTGCAAAACGGGCCTGCCGCTCAAGCGGGCATCCGCCCGGGCGATGTGATCGTGAGCATAGGCGGGACGCCCGTTCGAGATGTCACCCAGCTGCTGGCTCTGGTGTCATCGCTCAAGCCCGGTATCGAATCTGCTTTTGTGGTTCAGCGCAAAGAAGCTCAGGTGAACCTGAAGCTCACCCCTGGCGTACGACCCAAGCCCAAGGCAGTCAAGCGCTGA
- the tatC gene encoding twin-arginine translocase subunit TatC: MSTENQPQDELAGTEQPFVQHLMELRDRLVKAAIAVGIAMAVLALYPGPAALYDFLAQPLIASLPEGGKLIATSVISPFLVPLKIMLMTAFLIALPVVLWQMWAFVAPGLYSHEKKLVLPLVVSSTVLFFIGVAFCYFFVFGQVFKFIQSFAPKSIAATPDIEAYLDFVLSMFLAFGLAFEVPIVVVVLARMGIVSIEKLKAFRSYFIVLAFVIAAIVTPPDVVSQLALAIPMCILYEIGIWAAQIFIKHTQAPAEESKSA, translated from the coding sequence ATGTCTACTGAAAATCAACCGCAAGACGAGCTTGCCGGCACAGAGCAACCCTTCGTCCAGCATTTGATGGAGTTGCGCGATCGCTTGGTCAAAGCTGCCATTGCGGTGGGTATCGCCATGGCGGTGTTGGCTTTGTACCCGGGACCAGCCGCACTGTATGACTTTTTGGCCCAGCCGTTGATTGCCTCCCTGCCTGAAGGGGGCAAGCTGATTGCCACCTCGGTGATTTCGCCCTTCCTGGTGCCGCTCAAGATCATGCTGATGACCGCATTCTTGATTGCGCTTCCGGTGGTTCTCTGGCAAATGTGGGCTTTTGTGGCCCCCGGCCTCTACAGCCACGAGAAGAAACTGGTACTCCCTTTGGTGGTTTCGAGCACAGTGTTGTTCTTTATTGGCGTGGCGTTTTGTTACTTCTTTGTTTTTGGGCAGGTGTTCAAGTTCATCCAAAGCTTCGCGCCCAAAAGCATTGCCGCGACTCCGGATATTGAGGCCTATTTGGACTTTGTCCTGTCTATGTTCTTGGCCTTCGGTTTGGCGTTTGAGGTGCCAATCGTGGTGGTTGTGCTGGCGCGAATGGGGATCGTGTCTATCGAAAAGCTCAAGGCTTTCCGCAGCTACTTCATCGTGCTCGCCTTTGTGATCGCCGCGATCGTGACTCCGCCGGATGTGGTGTCTCAGCTGGCTTTAGCGATCCCGATGTGTATCTTGTATGAAATCGGTATTTGGGCTGCGCAGATTTTTATCAAGCACACCCAGGCCCCTGCGGAAGAATCAAAGTCCGCCTGA
- the tatB gene encoding Sec-independent protein translocase protein TatB, producing MIDLGIAKMALIGAVALIVIGPEKLPRVARTVGALLGKAQRYVSDVKAEVNRSMDLDELKKMRETVEGAARDVENSIQTSASDFEKSWSEVADAALAPEPPSYKHPNKNWRLKQGAMPQWYKARNGVRTRALSGAARVARFRPPRAR from the coding sequence GTGATTGATCTCGGAATTGCCAAAATGGCGCTGATCGGCGCGGTGGCGTTGATCGTCATCGGGCCTGAAAAGCTGCCCCGGGTTGCGCGCACGGTGGGTGCCTTGCTTGGTAAGGCGCAACGCTATGTGTCAGATGTGAAGGCTGAGGTCAACCGGTCGATGGACTTGGACGAGTTGAAGAAAATGCGCGAAACCGTCGAAGGTGCCGCGCGCGATGTAGAAAACTCCATCCAGACATCTGCCTCAGACTTTGAGAAGTCGTGGTCCGAGGTCGCTGATGCAGCGCTGGCGCCCGAGCCACCGAGCTATAAACATCCCAACAAAAACTGGCGTTTGAAGCAAGGTGCCATGCCGCAGTGGTACAAGGCCCGCAACGGGGTGCGTACCCGTGCTTTGTCGGGTGCTGCACGAGTAGCCCGGTTCCGTCCTCCCCGCGCCCGCTGA
- the tatA gene encoding Sec-independent protein translocase subunit TatA: MGSFSIWHWLIVLLIVVMVFGTKKLKNIGSDLGGAVKGFKDGMKDGTTPAADDKAAPAQQVANAAEKTTIDVEAKQKS; this comes from the coding sequence ATGGGTTCATTTTCTATTTGGCACTGGTTGATCGTTCTGCTGATCGTCGTCATGGTGTTCGGCACCAAGAAACTCAAGAACATCGGCTCTGACCTGGGCGGTGCGGTCAAAGGTTTCAAAGACGGCATGAAAGACGGCACTACGCCTGCTGCCGACGACAAAGCCGCTCCTGCACAACAAGTGGCCAATGCCGCTGAGAAAACCACGATCGACGTGGAAGCCAAGCAAAAGTCCTGA
- a CDS encoding histidine triad nucleotide-binding protein: MSEHTHHAHDANCIFCKIVAKQIPSKAVFEDEHVYAFHDINPWAPVHFLLIPKAHIPSMAHITAEHGTLMAHMMALVPQLALKEGCNPYPEGGYRLVTNTGSEGGQEVHHLHFHIMGGSRPWLKG, from the coding sequence ATGAGCGAGCACACCCATCACGCCCACGATGCGAATTGCATTTTTTGCAAGATCGTGGCCAAGCAGATTCCATCCAAGGCGGTGTTTGAGGATGAGCATGTTTATGCCTTCCACGACATCAATCCCTGGGCGCCGGTGCATTTTTTGCTGATACCCAAGGCGCATATTCCCAGTATGGCGCACATCACTGCAGAGCATGGCACCCTGATGGCCCACATGATGGCCCTGGTGCCACAGTTGGCTTTGAAGGAGGGATGCAACCCTTACCCCGAAGGCGGCTACCGTTTGGTTACCAATACCGGGTCAGAGGGTGGGCAGGAAGTCCATCATTTACATTTTCACATCATGGGTGGTTCTCGCCCCTGGCTGAAAGGTTAG
- a CDS encoding DUF4870 family protein, whose protein sequence is MSQDFTTPATSDQALLLKLQGLNTVGTISYVLHLIVAVAALIPGGQFGLTLLLVALIIDLVKRDDAAGTWHASHFRWRIRSVLFAGLAYLLTFPLFLLLYFPGAVAWAVISLWFLYRIVTGFMAMNKGQEIGA, encoded by the coding sequence ATGAGCCAAGACTTCACCACCCCCGCTACCTCAGACCAAGCCCTTTTGCTCAAGTTGCAGGGGCTGAACACGGTGGGCACCATCAGCTATGTACTGCACCTCATCGTGGCGGTAGCGGCCTTGATTCCCGGCGGGCAGTTTGGCTTGACGCTGTTGCTGGTGGCCCTGATCATCGATTTGGTCAAGCGTGATGACGCAGCCGGTACTTGGCATGCTTCGCATTTCCGCTGGCGTATCCGCTCGGTGTTGTTTGCCGGGTTGGCGTATTTGCTGACTTTCCCTCTGTTTCTGCTTTTGTATTTTCCGGGCGCTGTGGCCTGGGCTGTCATATCACTGTGGTTTCTTTACCGTATCGTCACAGGCTTTATGGCAATGAATAAAGGTCAGGAGATCGGTGCATGA
- a CDS encoding phosphoribosyl-ATP diphosphatase codes for MQDTLTSQDALAHLAAVIESRKAANGGDPEASYVARLLHKGPDAFLKKIGEEATEVVLAAKDADHGGDKTKIVYEMADLWFHSMVALAHYGLSPADVITELQRRLGTSGLEEKALRKAVAREAESK; via the coding sequence ATGCAGGACACACTCACTTCTCAAGATGCGCTAGCCCATTTGGCGGCTGTCATCGAAAGTCGCAAAGCGGCCAACGGGGGCGACCCCGAGGCGAGCTATGTGGCGCGCCTGCTCCACAAAGGCCCTGACGCCTTTTTGAAGAAAATCGGAGAAGAAGCCACCGAAGTAGTGTTGGCCGCCAAAGATGCGGACCACGGCGGGGACAAGACAAAGATCGTTTACGAGATGGCAGACCTGTGGTTCCACAGCATGGTGGCGCTGGCCCATTACGGCCTGAGTCCCGCAGATGTCATCACCGAGTTGCAGCGTCGCTTGGGCACCAGTGGTCTTGAAGAAAAAGCCCTGCGCAAAGCGGTGGCGCGCGAAGCCGAGTCCAAATAA
- the hisI gene encoding phosphoribosyl-AMP cyclohydrolase, translated as MTPPVSWIKHIRWDSKGLVPVIAQEQTTGDVLMFAWMNREALQKTVELGQAVYFSRSRDKLWFKGEESGHVQKVHEIRMDCDSDVILLKVTQLGHEPGIACHTGRHSCFFSVLKDGVWQAVDPVLKDPESIYK; from the coding sequence ATGACCCCCCCAGTGAGCTGGATCAAGCACATCCGTTGGGACTCCAAAGGCTTGGTCCCTGTCATTGCACAAGAGCAAACCACGGGTGATGTGCTGATGTTTGCCTGGATGAACCGCGAGGCGCTGCAAAAAACCGTAGAGCTCGGTCAGGCGGTGTATTTCAGCCGTTCGCGCGACAAGCTCTGGTTCAAAGGCGAAGAGTCCGGCCATGTGCAGAAAGTCCATGAGATCCGTATGGACTGTGACAGTGACGTTATCTTGCTCAAAGTGACCCAGCTGGGCCATGAGCCCGGTATCGCTTGCCACACCGGGCGCCACAGCTGTTTCTTCAGTGTGCTGAAGGACGGTGTCTGGCAAGCGGTTGACCCGGTGCTCAAAGACCCTGAATCCATTTACAAGTAA
- the hisF gene encoding imidazole glycerol phosphate synthase subunit HisF: MLAKRIIPCLDVTGGRVVKGVNFVELRDAGDPVEIAARYNDQGADELTFLDITATSDGRDLILHIIEAVASQVFIPLTVGGGVRVVEDVRRLLNAGADKVSFNSAALANPQVIEDASLKYGSQAIVVAIDAKRRSAEDAVTRGAGWDVYSHGGRKNTGLDAVVWATEMARRGAGEILLTSMDRDGTKSGFDLALTRAVADAISVPVIASGGVGNLDHLADGVQQGGADAVLAASIFHYGEYTVGQAKARMAQRGIPVRI, translated from the coding sequence ATGCTCGCTAAGAGAATTATTCCTTGCCTCGACGTGACCGGCGGTCGCGTCGTCAAAGGCGTGAACTTTGTTGAGCTGCGTGACGCCGGCGATCCGGTAGAAATTGCTGCGCGCTACAACGACCAGGGCGCTGACGAACTCACGTTTCTCGATATCACCGCTACCAGTGATGGGCGGGATTTGATTCTGCACATCATTGAGGCGGTAGCTTCGCAAGTGTTCATTCCGCTTACCGTGGGTGGTGGTGTGCGGGTGGTCGAGGACGTGCGGCGCTTGCTGAACGCAGGTGCCGACAAGGTGAGTTTCAACTCGGCGGCCTTGGCCAATCCGCAGGTGATTGAAGACGCATCGCTCAAATACGGCTCACAGGCGATTGTGGTGGCGATTGACGCCAAGCGCCGGTCCGCCGAAGACGCAGTCACCCGCGGTGCGGGCTGGGATGTGTATAGCCACGGCGGCCGTAAAAACACGGGGCTGGATGCAGTGGTATGGGCTACGGAGATGGCGCGCCGCGGTGCCGGCGAGATCTTGCTCACCAGCATGGACCGTGATGGCACCAAGAGTGGCTTTGATTTGGCCCTGACCCGCGCGGTGGCCGATGCGATCAGCGTACCGGTGATTGCCAGTGGCGGCGTGGGTAACCTCGACCACCTGGCAGATGGCGTGCAGCAGGGTGGCGCCGATGCGGTGCTGGCAGCCAGCATCTTCCATTACGGCGAATACACGGTGGGCCAGGCGAAAGCGCGTATGGCGCAGCGGGGTATCCCGGTCAGAATTTAA
- the hisA gene encoding 1-(5-phosphoribosyl)-5-[(5-phosphoribosylamino)methylideneamino]imidazole-4-carboxamide isomerase gives MLLIPAIDLKDGHCVRLKQGDMDQSTTFGEDPAVMARSWVDKGARRLHLVDLNGAFAGHPKNEVAIRKILKEVGGEIDVQLGGGIRDLDTIERYLDAGLRYVIIGTAAVKNPGFLQDACTAFGGHIIVGLDARDGKVATDGWSKLTRHDVIDLGKKFEDYGVEGIIYTDIGRDGMLSGINIDATVKLAQALTIPVIASGGLSNMADIEALCAVEDEGVEGVICGRAIYSGDLDFEKAQLRADELNG, from the coding sequence ATGCTTTTAATTCCTGCAATTGACCTCAAAGACGGCCACTGCGTTCGCCTCAAACAAGGCGATATGGACCAATCCACCACCTTTGGCGAAGACCCCGCGGTCATGGCCCGAAGCTGGGTTGACAAGGGCGCGCGCCGCCTGCACCTCGTAGATTTGAATGGCGCGTTTGCGGGCCATCCCAAGAACGAGGTGGCCATTCGCAAGATATTGAAGGAAGTGGGCGGCGAGATTGATGTGCAGCTGGGTGGCGGTATCCGCGATCTGGACACCATCGAGCGCTATCTGGATGCTGGCTTGCGCTACGTCATCATCGGTACTGCAGCGGTTAAGAACCCCGGCTTTTTGCAGGACGCTTGCACCGCGTTCGGCGGTCACATCATCGTGGGCCTGGACGCCCGCGACGGCAAAGTGGCCACCGACGGCTGGAGCAAGCTCACCCGCCACGACGTGATCGACCTCGGCAAAAAGTTTGAAGACTACGGTGTCGAAGGCATCATTTACACCGACATCGGCCGCGACGGCATGCTGTCCGGCATCAACATCGACGCCACCGTCAAGCTCGCGCAAGCGCTCACGATTCCTGTCATCGCCTCTGGCGGCCTGTCTAACATGGCTGACATCGAAGCACTGTGCGCTGTGGAAGACGAAGGCGTGGAAGGTGTGATCTGCGGCCGCGCCATTTACAGCGGCGACCTCGACTTTGAAAAAGCGCAGCTCCGCGCCGACGAGTTGAACGGATGA
- the hisH gene encoding imidazole glycerol phosphate synthase subunit HisH: MKKVAVVDYGMGNLRSVTQAVMHVAEGTGVEVVWARTPQEVMDAERVVLPGQGGMRDCMRELHESGMFDAVMHAAAHKPLMGVCVGMQMLLDHSAELDTPCLGLIPGEVVKFDLAGQTQPDGSRYKVPQMGWNQVWQTGETRHPVWGEVPDGAYFYFVHSYYAQPSDARHSVGETDYGQRFSCAIARDNIFATQFHPEKSAEHGLALYRNFLHWNP; this comes from the coding sequence ATGAAAAAGGTCGCTGTCGTTGATTACGGCATGGGCAATTTGCGCTCAGTCACGCAGGCTGTGATGCATGTGGCTGAGGGCACCGGTGTCGAGGTCGTCTGGGCCCGCACCCCGCAAGAAGTGATGGACGCCGAGCGCGTGGTCTTGCCCGGACAGGGCGGTATGCGCGATTGCATGCGCGAGCTGCACGAGTCTGGCATGTTCGACGCCGTGATGCACGCAGCGGCGCACAAGCCCCTGATGGGGGTGTGCGTGGGCATGCAGATGCTGCTGGACCACTCGGCAGAGCTGGACACGCCGTGCTTGGGTTTGATTCCTGGTGAGGTGGTCAAGTTCGACCTCGCCGGCCAAACACAACCTGATGGCAGCCGCTACAAAGTGCCCCAGATGGGCTGGAACCAGGTCTGGCAAACCGGGGAAACCCGGCACCCGGTGTGGGGTGAGGTGCCGGACGGCGCCTACTTCTACTTTGTGCACAGTTATTACGCACAACCGTCGGATGCACGCCACAGCGTGGGCGAGACCGACTACGGCCAGCGCTTCTCTTGCGCCATTGCGCGCGATAATATTTTCGCGACGCAATTCCACCCCGAGAAAAGCGCCGAACATGGTTTAGCCCTGTATCGCAATTTCCTGCACTGGAACCCTTGA
- the hisB gene encoding imidazoleglycerol-phosphate dehydratase HisB: MSTNYPVTEIPTAMPARIAEVSRNTAETKIRVRVNLDGTGVSRLSTGIGFFDHMLDQIARHGLIDLDIEAEGDLHIDGHHTVEDVGITLGQAFAKAVGDKKGIRRYGHAYVPLDEALSRVVIDFSGRPQLEMHVPFKSGMIGAFDTQLTHEFFQGFVNHASVTLHIDNLKGENAHHQAETVFKAFARALRSALEFDPRALGVIPSTKGSL, from the coding sequence ATGAGCACCAACTACCCCGTTACCGAAATCCCCACAGCCATGCCCGCACGCATTGCCGAAGTGTCCCGCAACACCGCGGAAACCAAGATCCGCGTGCGCGTGAACTTGGACGGCACGGGTGTGAGCCGCTTGTCCACTGGTATTGGCTTTTTCGACCACATGCTCGACCAGATCGCCCGCCACGGGTTGATTGACCTCGACATTGAGGCCGAAGGCGATTTGCACATTGACGGGCACCACACGGTGGAAGATGTGGGCATCACCCTGGGCCAGGCCTTTGCCAAGGCGGTGGGTGACAAGAAAGGCATTCGCCGCTATGGCCACGCTTATGTGCCCTTGGACGAAGCGCTGAGCCGTGTCGTGATCGACTTTTCTGGCCGCCCGCAGTTGGAAATGCATGTGCCCTTCAAGAGCGGCATGATCGGCGCGTTTGACACCCAGCTCACGCACGAGTTCTTCCAGGGCTTTGTGAACCACGCATCGGTGACCCTGCACATTGACAACCTCAAGGGCGAGAACGCCCACCACCAGGCCGAGACCGTGTTCAAGGCCTTTGCCCGCGCATTGCGCTCCGCGTTGGAGTTCGATCCCCGCGCATTGGGTGTGATTCCCTCTACCAAAGGTTCGCTCTGA
- the hisC gene encoding histidinol-phosphate transaminase, with product MTTSADFAADVQALIARRIRQDVQGMHAYAVQDSKGMVKLDAMENPFSLPPHLQAALGQRLGALALNRYPDGRVNDLRAALAQYVGMPAGHDIMLGNGSDELISLLSMACDVPAQPGEARPVVLAPTPGFVMYAMSAQLQGLDFVGVPLTEDFALDVPAMVQAIAEKQPAIVYLAYPNNPTANLWDADAMATVIAAAKQAGSIVAVDEAYQPFSSRTYMDVIRANPAAHPHVVLMRTLSKFGLAGVRLGYMTGPAALIAQVDKVRPPYNISVLNYECALFALEHQDAFAVQAQEICAQRAILLGALRAMPGVKAWDSDANMVLVRFPGADDAAQKIFDGLKARGVLVKNVSKMHPLLARCLRLTVGTAEENARLIQALQETL from the coding sequence ATGACAACCTCTGCCGACTTTGCTGCTGACGTACAGGCGCTGATTGCGCGCCGCATCCGCCAGGACGTGCAGGGCATGCATGCCTATGCGGTCCAAGACTCCAAAGGCATGGTCAAGCTCGATGCCATGGAGAACCCGTTTTCTCTGCCACCCCACCTGCAAGCCGCGCTGGGCCAGCGCCTGGGCGCGCTGGCGCTGAACCGCTACCCCGATGGCCGGGTCAATGACCTACGGGCAGCCCTGGCGCAGTACGTGGGCATGCCCGCGGGCCACGACATCATGCTGGGCAATGGCTCGGACGAGCTGATCTCTCTGCTCTCCATGGCTTGCGACGTACCTGCCCAGCCCGGCGAGGCCCGCCCCGTGGTGCTGGCGCCTACGCCCGGTTTTGTGATGTACGCCATGAGTGCCCAGTTGCAGGGGTTGGACTTTGTCGGCGTGCCGCTGACCGAAGACTTTGCCCTCGATGTGCCTGCCATGGTGCAGGCTATTGCCGAGAAGCAACCCGCCATCGTGTACCTGGCCTACCCCAATAACCCCACCGCCAATTTGTGGGACGCCGACGCCATGGCCACCGTGATTGCTGCAGCCAAGCAGGCGGGCAGCATCGTGGCGGTGGACGAGGCCTACCAGCCGTTTTCCAGCCGCACCTACATGGATGTGATCCGCGCGAACCCCGCCGCCCATCCCCATGTGGTGCTGATGCGCACCCTGAGTAAGTTTGGCCTAGCCGGTGTTCGCCTAGGCTATATGACCGGCCCTGCCGCCCTGATTGCCCAGGTCGACAAAGTGCGCCCGCCCTACAACATCAGTGTGCTGAACTACGAGTGCGCCTTGTTTGCCTTGGAGCATCAAGATGCTTTTGCCGTGCAAGCCCAAGAGATATGTGCGCAGCGCGCTATTCTTTTAGGAGCATTGCGTGCGATGCCTGGTGTGAAGGCCTGGGATAGCGATGCCAACATGGTGCTGGTCCGCTTCCCCGGCGCGGACGATGCAGCGCAAAAAATATTCGACGGTTTGAAGGCGCGCGGGGTGCTGGTCAAGAACGTTTCTAAAATGCACCCATTGCTGGCCCGCTGTTTGCGTTTGACCGTCGGCACCGCCGAAGAAAACGCCCGACTGATTCAGGCCTTGCAGGAAACCCTATGA
- a CDS encoding PIN domain-containing protein, with the protein MASPLDTSGAIVFVDTNVLLAADDAFDAPRQTRVREWLQALWQRRAGRLSTQVLNAYYVGATRHFAMPQGDARAKLRRYQLWQPWQIDHQTVETAWGVEARFGLPYWDALIVAAAAQSGASHVLSFDLQHGQQIDGVTILNPLQATPADLALAD; encoded by the coding sequence ATGGCTAGCCCGCTCGACACCTCTGGCGCCATCGTCTTTGTGGACACCAACGTGCTGTTGGCCGCAGACGATGCGTTTGACGCTCCTCGCCAAACCCGCGTACGTGAATGGCTGCAGGCCTTGTGGCAACGCAGGGCAGGGCGATTGAGCACGCAGGTGCTGAACGCCTATTACGTGGGCGCCACCCGCCACTTCGCCATGCCGCAGGGCGACGCACGCGCCAAGCTGCGCCGCTACCAGCTCTGGCAGCCTTGGCAGATCGACCACCAGACCGTAGAAACCGCTTGGGGCGTGGAGGCCCGTTTCGGCCTGCCGTATTGGGATGCGCTCATCGTTGCCGCCGCAGCGCAGAGCGGCGCAAGCCATGTACTGTCGTTCGATTTGCAGCACGGCCAGCAGATCGACGGCGTCACCATCTTGAACCCTTTGCAAGCCACGCCTGCCGATCTGGCGCTGGCTGACTAG
- a CDS encoding CopG family transcriptional regulator → MKNVTITVEDATLEWVRIEAARRNTSVSRLVGEMLTEKMQHDDAYARAQRDWVADTSSFSSGGKAYPARGQQDHG, encoded by the coding sequence ATGAAAAACGTCACCATCACCGTTGAAGACGCCACCCTGGAATGGGTGCGGATCGAGGCGGCGCGGCGCAATACCAGCGTGTCGCGCTTGGTGGGCGAGATGTTGACCGAGAAGATGCAGCACGACGACGCCTATGCCCGCGCCCAGCGCGATTGGGTGGCGGATACGTCCAGCTTCAGCTCGGGTGGCAAGGCTTATCCGGCGCGGGGCCAGCAAGACCATGGCTAG
- a CDS encoding substrate-binding periplasmic protein: MLLKAFVALLLILGMPTKGTAEPAAATTIVLAGEDDWPPYSFADKRSLGAGHEPTGFSPRLIRAAFASQGVNVRFISVPFSRCMRLALTDQVAGCFNASITNENRNDYIWHSPPMFKEELSIFGAPGNDATPLTLADLRGKNVAITNGYTYPSAFVNDSRIGKFPANSDDNLIQMFLSKRVDYVVMNRTPGWLRIDATDAARGRLVHRGALSADEFWIAFSKKYPGAQQASDTFGKGLTQMRNNGSYQAMLDEFRKQVKFR, from the coding sequence ATGCTGCTAAAAGCCTTTGTCGCTCTGCTATTGATTCTGGGGATGCCCACCAAGGGCACCGCAGAGCCAGCAGCCGCCACCACGATCGTGCTGGCCGGGGAGGACGACTGGCCTCCTTACAGCTTTGCAGACAAACGCTCGCTTGGCGCGGGACACGAACCCACCGGCTTTAGCCCCCGGTTGATACGGGCGGCGTTCGCCAGCCAAGGCGTCAATGTGCGGTTTATTTCCGTGCCGTTTTCCCGGTGCATGCGATTGGCACTCACAGACCAAGTGGCAGGCTGCTTCAATGCCAGCATCACCAATGAAAACCGGAACGATTACATCTGGCACTCGCCGCCGATGTTCAAAGAAGAGCTGTCGATCTTTGGTGCGCCAGGCAACGACGCCACCCCGCTGACTCTGGCAGACCTGCGGGGCAAAAACGTCGCCATCACCAATGGCTACACCTATCCCAGCGCCTTTGTGAACGATTCACGCATTGGCAAGTTCCCCGCGAACTCTGACGACAACCTCATTCAAATGTTTTTGAGCAAGCGCGTGGACTATGTCGTGATGAATCGCACCCCGGGTTGGCTGCGGATTGATGCCACCGACGCAGCGCGTGGCCGACTGGTGCACCGGGGCGCCTTGTCCGCCGATGAGTTCTGGATCGCTTTTTCGAAAAAGTACCCGGGAGCGCAACAGGCCTCTGACACCTTCGGCAAAGGTCTGACCCAGATGCGCAACAACGGAAGCTACCAAGCCATGCTGGACGAATTCCGCAAGCAGGTGAAATTCCGTTAA